A single window of Streptomyces aquilus DNA harbors:
- a CDS encoding CGNR zinc finger domain-containing protein, with the protein MELAYYSDYAVRLVNSEDPARGKDSLTSVEAVRELFGASQEAARRATESDVTRFRSVRGRLRAVFEAADGGDETLAVNLLNALLLEFPVSPQISGHDHRDDDGRPLWHMHLADHPSNVTAGYAAIAAMGLAFHLTEYGVDRLGLCEAAPCRNAYLDTSTNRSRRYCSDRCATRANVAAYRARKRLEADRSGKTGLAADSAQRASASGER; encoded by the coding sequence GTGGAACTGGCCTATTACTCGGATTACGCCGTGCGCCTCGTCAACAGCGAGGACCCGGCCCGGGGCAAGGACTCGCTGACCTCGGTCGAGGCCGTCCGCGAGCTGTTCGGCGCCAGCCAGGAGGCGGCCCGGCGGGCCACCGAGTCCGACGTCACCCGCTTCCGCTCGGTCCGAGGCCGCCTGCGCGCGGTCTTCGAGGCCGCGGACGGCGGCGACGAGACCCTGGCGGTGAACCTGCTCAACGCGCTGCTGCTGGAGTTCCCGGTCAGCCCGCAGATCTCCGGGCACGACCACCGCGACGACGACGGCCGACCGCTGTGGCACATGCACCTGGCCGACCACCCGTCGAACGTGACGGCCGGCTACGCGGCGATCGCCGCGATGGGCCTCGCCTTCCATCTGACGGAGTACGGCGTCGATCGCCTCGGCCTGTGCGAGGCCGCGCCCTGCCGCAACGCCTATCTGGACACGTCCACGAACCGCTCCCGGCGCTACTGCTCCGACCGCTGCGCCACCCGCGCCAACGTGGCCGCCTACCGCGCCCGCAAGCGCCTGGAGGCCGACCGGTCCGGGAAGACGGGCCTGGCCGCCGACAGCGCCCAGCGGGCCAGCGCGAGCGGCGAGCGCTGA
- a CDS encoding amino acid ABC transporter ATP-binding protein, whose amino-acid sequence MNAMVKSEGVHKSFGPVEVLKGIDLEVKQGEVFCLIGPSGSGKSTFLRCINHLEKINAGRLYVDGELVGYRQKGDKLYELKDSEVALKRRDIGMVFQRFNLFPHMTALENVMEAPVQVKGVSKAQARERAGELLERVGLADKAKNYPSQLSGGQQQRVAIARALAMDPKLMLFDEPTSALDPELVGDVLDVMRDLAESGMTMVVVTHEMGFAREVGDSLVFMDGGVVVESGNPRDVLTNPQHERTQAFLSKVL is encoded by the coding sequence ATGAACGCAATGGTGAAGTCCGAGGGCGTTCACAAGTCCTTCGGCCCGGTGGAAGTCCTCAAGGGCATCGACCTGGAGGTCAAGCAGGGCGAGGTGTTCTGCCTCATCGGCCCCTCCGGCTCCGGCAAGTCGACGTTCCTGCGGTGCATCAACCACCTGGAGAAGATCAACGCCGGTCGGCTGTACGTCGACGGCGAGCTGGTCGGCTACCGCCAGAAGGGCGACAAGCTGTACGAGCTCAAGGACAGCGAGGTCGCGCTGAAGCGCCGGGACATCGGCATGGTGTTCCAGCGGTTCAACCTGTTCCCGCACATGACGGCGCTGGAGAACGTCATGGAGGCGCCGGTCCAGGTCAAGGGCGTGAGCAAGGCCCAGGCCCGGGAGCGGGCGGGCGAGCTGCTGGAGCGCGTGGGTCTCGCCGACAAGGCGAAGAACTACCCCTCGCAGCTCTCCGGCGGCCAGCAGCAGCGTGTCGCCATCGCCCGGGCCCTCGCGATGGACCCGAAGCTGATGCTGTTCGACGAGCCGACCTCGGCCCTCGACCCGGAGCTGGTCGGTGACGTCCTCGACGTCATGCGTGACCTCGCCGAGTCGGGTATGACGATGGTCGTCGTCACCCACGAGATGGGCTTCGCCCGCGAGGTCGGCGACAGCCTGGTCTTCATGGACGGCGGTGTGGTGGTCGAGTCCGGCAACCCGCGCGACGTCCTGACCAACCCGCAGCACGAGCGGACGCAGGCGTTCCTGTCGAAGGTCCTGTAG
- the sodX gene encoding nickel-type superoxide dismutase maturation protease produces MPELSQETEHGAAVPPLGWVEVTGPSMVPTLYHGDQLLVRYTGRVRPGDIVVLRHPLQQNLLVVKRAAERRPGGWWVLADNPLGSTTDSEDFGVVPDELILGKVRFRFRPPQAGQRSPLALARWALSAARPVFPDRSASRRLRAR; encoded by the coding sequence ATGCCGGAGCTGTCGCAGGAGACCGAACACGGAGCAGCGGTCCCGCCCTTGGGGTGGGTCGAGGTGACCGGACCGTCGATGGTGCCCACGCTCTACCACGGGGACCAGCTCCTCGTCCGCTACACGGGCCGGGTCCGGCCCGGCGACATCGTCGTCCTGCGTCATCCCCTGCAACAGAACCTGCTCGTGGTGAAGCGGGCGGCGGAGCGCCGGCCGGGCGGCTGGTGGGTGCTGGCCGACAACCCGCTGGGCTCCACCACCGACAGCGAGGACTTCGGCGTCGTGCCCGACGAGCTGATCCTGGGCAAGGTCCGCTTCCGCTTCCGCCCGCCGCAGGCCGGTCAGCGCTCGCCGCTCGCGCTGGCCCGCTGGGCGCTGTCGGCGGCCAGGCCCGTCTTCCCGGACCGGTCGGCCTCCAGGCGCTTGCGGGCGCGGTAG
- a CDS encoding amino acid ABC transporter permease: protein MTDKFEKEPADATPPVSKEASAASVAPEAIKAVPVRHWGRYVSAVVVLALVGLLVNAFATADKIQWSAVGDYVFDDTVLKGAGRTLLISVLSMIMGVVLGVILAVMRLSKNPVTSWVAWVYIWFFRGTPVYVQLLLWFNLALIFPTLNLGPIYKDEMVDVMTPFMAALLGLGLNEAAYMAEICRAGLLAVDEGQTEASHALGMSHAKTLRRIVIPQAMRVIVPPTGNEFINMLKTSSLVYAVTYNELLRATSTIGSTSYAVMEMLFVACIWYLVMTSVFSVFQFYLERRYARGTSRSLPATPWQKVKANMISLSSWRR, encoded by the coding sequence AAGGAGCCGGCGGACGCGACGCCGCCGGTCTCCAAGGAGGCCTCCGCCGCCTCCGTCGCCCCCGAGGCGATCAAGGCCGTCCCGGTGCGCCACTGGGGCCGTTACGTCAGCGCGGTCGTCGTGCTGGCGCTCGTCGGCCTGCTGGTCAACGCGTTCGCCACGGCCGACAAGATCCAGTGGTCCGCGGTCGGCGACTACGTGTTCGACGACACGGTCCTCAAGGGCGCCGGCCGCACCCTGCTGATCAGCGTCCTCTCGATGATCATGGGCGTGGTCCTCGGCGTGATCCTGGCCGTCATGCGGCTCTCCAAGAACCCGGTGACGAGCTGGGTGGCCTGGGTCTACATCTGGTTCTTCCGCGGGACCCCGGTCTACGTCCAGCTCCTGCTCTGGTTCAACCTGGCGCTGATCTTCCCCACGCTGAATCTCGGTCCGATCTACAAGGACGAGATGGTCGACGTCATGACCCCGTTCATGGCCGCGCTCCTCGGCCTGGGTCTGAACGAGGCCGCGTACATGGCGGAGATCTGCCGCGCCGGTCTGCTGGCCGTCGACGAGGGCCAGACCGAGGCCTCGCACGCGCTCGGCATGAGCCACGCCAAGACGCTGCGCCGGATCGTGATCCCGCAGGCGATGCGGGTGATCGTGCCGCCGACCGGCAACGAGTTCATCAACATGCTGAAGACCTCGTCGCTGGTGTACGCGGTGACGTACAACGAACTCCTGCGCGCCACGTCGACGATCGGCTCCACGTCGTACGCCGTCATGGAGATGCTGTTCGTGGCGTGCATCTGGTACCTGGTCATGACCAGCGTGTTCAGCGTCTTCCAGTTCTATCTGGAGCGGCGTTACGCCCGCGGCACCTCCCGGAGCCTGCCGGCGACGCCGTGGCAGAAGGTCAAGGCCAACATGATCTCCCTCTCCAGCTGGCGGCGGTGA
- a CDS encoding class I SAM-dependent methyltransferase, whose product MTTRTETDWQAWQESWDRQQEWYMPDREERFRIMLDMVEALLGPRPRVLDLACGTGSITARLLARFPAATSTGVDLDPALLAIAEGTFAGDDRVTFVTADLKDPDWPTRLPYDSYDAVLTATALHWLHSEPLAALYGQVAELVRDGGVFMNADHMIDETTPRINAAERAQRHARMDQAKADGALDWAEWWQVAAQDPVLAGPTARRFEIYGEHADGDMPSAAWHARVLREKGFGEARPVWCSPSDTLLLAVK is encoded by the coding sequence ATGACGACCCGTACCGAAACCGACTGGCAGGCCTGGCAGGAGAGCTGGGACCGGCAGCAGGAGTGGTACATGCCCGACCGCGAGGAACGCTTCCGCATCATGCTCGACATGGTCGAGGCCCTCCTCGGACCCCGGCCGCGCGTGCTCGACCTCGCGTGCGGCACGGGAAGTATCACGGCCCGGCTGCTCGCCCGGTTCCCGGCGGCCACCAGCACCGGCGTCGACCTCGACCCGGCCCTCCTCGCCATCGCCGAGGGCACCTTCGCGGGCGACGACCGCGTCACCTTCGTGACCGCCGACCTCAAGGACCCGGACTGGCCCACGCGGCTGCCGTACGACTCCTACGACGCCGTCCTGACCGCCACGGCCCTGCACTGGCTGCACAGCGAACCCCTCGCGGCCCTCTACGGTCAGGTCGCGGAACTCGTCCGCGACGGCGGTGTCTTCATGAACGCGGACCACATGATCGACGAGACGACGCCCCGGATCAACGCGGCCGAGCGCGCCCAGCGCCACGCCCGCATGGATCAGGCCAAGGCCGACGGTGCCCTCGACTGGGCCGAGTGGTGGCAGGTCGCCGCGCAGGACCCCGTCCTCGCCGGTCCGACCGCCCGCCGCTTCGAGATCTACGGCGAGCACGCCGACGGCGACATGCCGTCCGCCGCCTGGCACGCCCGCGTGCTGCGCGAGAAGGGCTTCGGGGAGGCACGGCCGGTGTGGTGCTCGCCGTCGGACACGCTGCTGCTGGCGGTCAAGTGA